In the genome of Thermosphaera aggregans DSM 11486, one region contains:
- a CDS encoding metallophosphoesterase family protein: MNRKPLLFTGVAMIVFFLIFNMSLLIAQNTETLPGIVYNVTENIFNEIGPALPAIVEPGSVMQLTLTQSYAGLSVTRAYLVTAKLSNNNFVYLNYSLGVDRAGVDRYNFTLPLGVEDGLYDLIIESETKTFQIKRSVWVVSQWPSELKIAVMTDLHFITGTPNTFTGDINRVSAFTLAGVLNPDLIFWLGDIADQASPGEYYAAQTYRYSLLYRYPILGIPGNHDAPDSNYRKYLGPSYWYRILGSKLLVVGLFSAEGGTPTWEQIVFLEEVLSNYSYIPYKAILVHHPMFYYQGELYTWYNDTETLKPYSQGVQTPVSSYWSNNMTAFRYVLKLIEDYNVTFVLSGHVHRDFYVKYTSVRTNTTTLFMTFTTTAHGTASYDAIGFFKFNLETGDISFPIRPPTFIGFQNSSTPLALNSIPIGIYPPANNLGWANKTYFPVTLALSNNAYTISLSNNLEWLNVSGELFWVLPWNGSSVSYKVTPENPPGLEVNTYWRNNLLYLSLKLQVKYGDSIELVFYNAPDNDPPDIIVSSYTPKPPYLNRTFTLYLKGIDVEWGIQSVSFVLVDGSNVSSLTYTQTPNTFTQKLNNISYTLQFTIVSTTAKSVLLNATITDYYGRTRLKVFNITFIPYGAQPPANPIIVVSDIVVEPETPTNTTEPTTSPSTTTTTTTTTETWTPTTTGTTITETTTTTSPFTTTEVQPPSQQERDYTLVGLIIVVLIVIVAVIYVFFLRK, encoded by the coding sequence ATGAATAGGAAGCCATTGTTGTTCACAGGCGTCGCTATGATAGTCTTCTTCCTCATATTCAATATGAGTTTACTAATCGCGCAGAACACGGAGACATTGCCCGGGATCGTTTACAACGTAACAGAGAATATTTTCAATGAGATAGGTCCAGCACTGCCTGCAATAGTGGAGCCAGGCAGTGTTATGCAACTTACATTGACACAGAGTTATGCGGGTTTATCGGTAACGCGAGCTTATCTTGTCACTGCTAAGCTGTCGAACAATAATTTCGTATACCTCAACTATTCGCTAGGGGTAGACCGGGCTGGGGTAGACCGGTATAATTTTACACTACCACTAGGAGTTGAAGACGGGTTATATGATCTCATCATTGAATCAGAGACAAAAACATTTCAGATTAAAAGAAGTGTGTGGGTTGTATCGCAGTGGCCTAGCGAGCTGAAAATTGCAGTAATGACCGATCTTCACTTCATAACAGGTACTCCAAATACTTTCACAGGGGACATAAACAGGGTTTCAGCCTTTACATTAGCCGGCGTGTTAAACCCGGATCTCATCTTCTGGCTGGGAGATATAGCGGATCAAGCTTCTCCCGGGGAATACTATGCGGCCCAAACCTATAGATATTCTCTATTGTACAGGTATCCTATCCTCGGTATTCCCGGTAATCACGATGCGCCAGACTCAAATTATAGAAAATATCTTGGCCCTTCCTATTGGTATAGAATTCTGGGGAGCAAACTCCTAGTAGTTGGATTATTCAGCGCTGAGGGCGGAACCCCAACCTGGGAGCAAATAGTCTTCCTTGAAGAAGTACTGTCCAATTATAGCTATATACCTTATAAGGCCATACTGGTCCATCATCCAATGTTCTACTATCAGGGCGAGCTATACACTTGGTATAATGACACTGAAACGTTGAAACCTTACTCCCAAGGAGTTCAGACCCCGGTTAGCAGTTACTGGAGCAATAACATGACAGCTTTTAGATACGTTTTAAAGCTGATCGAAGACTATAACGTTACCTTCGTTCTCTCAGGACATGTTCACAGAGACTTTTACGTGAAATACACCAGTGTTAGGACAAACACTACAACCTTATTCATGACTTTCACTACAACCGCTCACGGAACTGCCAGTTATGACGCAATAGGCTTTTTCAAATTCAATCTTGAAACCGGGGACATTTCCTTCCCTATAAGGCCTCCAACATTCATTGGCTTTCAAAACTCTTCAACTCCCCTAGCACTGAACAGTATCCCGATAGGAATCTATCCTCCAGCAAACAACCTGGGCTGGGCCAATAAGACTTACTTCCCAGTCACTTTAGCATTGTCAAACAATGCTTACACGATTTCGCTCAGCAATAATCTTGAATGGTTGAATGTCTCGGGAGAACTCTTCTGGGTATTACCATGGAATGGCTCAAGCGTTAGCTATAAAGTAACTCCAGAGAACCCGCCCGGATTAGAAGTAAACACGTATTGGAGGAATAACCTGCTCTACCTTTCCCTTAAACTACAAGTGAAATATGGGGATAGTATTGAACTAGTATTTTATAACGCACCGGATAATGACCCGCCCGATATTATAGTCAGCTCTTACACTCCAAAACCTCCGTATTTAAACAGGACTTTCACTCTATATCTCAAAGGAATAGATGTCGAATGGGGTATTCAATCCGTCTCATTCGTCTTGGTTGACGGATCTAACGTTTCCTCCTTAACTTATACTCAAACCCCCAATACGTTCACTCAGAAATTGAACAATATCTCCTATACCCTTCAGTTTACAATAGTATCAACCACTGCAAAGTCAGTGCTACTCAATGCAACTATCACAGACTACTATGGGAGAACACGTCTCAAGGTCTTCAACATAACGTTTATCCCCTACGGTGCTCAGCCCCCTGCTAACCCTATTATTGTCGTTTCAGATATAGTAGTAGAGCCTGAGACTCCTACCAACACCACGGAACCGACGACAAGCCCTTCAACCACAACAACCACCACTACAACCACAGAAACATGGACTCCCACCACTACAGGCACTACAATAACAGAAACAACCACCACTACATCGCCTTTCACGACGACTGAGGTACAACCACCGTCTCAACAAGAAAGAGACTATACACTAGTTGGATTGATCATAGTTGTATTGATTGTAATAGTAGCAGTGATTTACGTCTTCTTCCTCAGAAAATAA
- the hjc gene encoding Holliday junction resolvase Hjc, with the protein MSNRRRGFSHERDLAQKLWNHGFAVIRSPASGSKAKNILYPDIVAIYHGRVLAIEAKTVRKERTIYLKEQQVEKLIEFSRRAGGEAFVAVKIVGTGEWRFVSLNSLRETGGLKITKAHLCNSLKLEDVISIVKGVRKLDEFEKTE; encoded by the coding sequence TTGAGCAATAGGAGAAGAGGCTTTTCCCATGAAAGAGATCTCGCCCAGAAGCTCTGGAACCATGGTTTTGCAGTAATCCGTTCACCAGCAAGCGGTTCTAAGGCAAAAAACATTCTTTACCCTGATATTGTAGCAATTTACCATGGGAGAGTACTAGCCATTGAAGCGAAGACTGTCAGGAAGGAGAGAACGATCTACTTGAAGGAACAGCAGGTTGAAAAGCTAATAGAATTCTCGAGGAGGGCTGGAGGCGAGGCGTTTGTAGCTGTGAAAATTGTGGGAACGGGGGAATGGAGATTTGTCAGCTTGAATAGCTTGCGAGAAACAGGGGGTTTAAAAATCACTAAGGCACACCTCTGTAACTCTCTCAAACTAGAGGACGTTATTTCGATTGTGAAAGGTGTGAGAAAGCTTGACGAGTTTGAAAAAACAGAATAA
- a CDS encoding MTH1187 family thiamine-binding protein codes for MLAVIRVIPIGTGSPSIGDYVREAVKIIKNRGIKYQVTPFGTAIEASSIAEVATLIDEIVERMRNLGVSRIAVDVSFDIRFDKELSLEYKVKRVTQ; via the coding sequence GTGTTGGCCGTGATTCGCGTTATCCCTATTGGCACAGGAAGTCCAAGCATAGGCGACTACGTGAGAGAAGCGGTTAAGATAATCAAGAATCGAGGCATAAAGTACCAGGTAACCCCGTTCGGAACCGCTATCGAGGCTTCAAGCATCGCGGAAGTTGCAACACTTATTGACGAAATAGTTGAAAGAATGAGAAATTTAGGAGTCTCTAGGATTGCTGTCGATGTTTCATTTGACATTAGGTTTGATAAGGAGTTATCGTTAGAGTACAAGGTGAAAAGAGTCACCCAATAG
- a CDS encoding alpha/beta hydrolase, which produces MKTVEEYALLETGVRVFYRCVIPEKAFNTLIIGSHGLGAHSGIYISVAEEFARHGFGFCMHDQRGHGRTASDRERGYVEGFHNFIEDMKAFSDYAKWRVGGDEIILLGHSMGGLIALLTVATYKEIAKGVIALAPALQIPLTPARRLVLSLASRLAPHSKITLQRRLPQKPEGFQRAKDIEYSLSEISVKLVDEMIKASSMFWTIAGEINTPVLLIHGEKDNVIPPEASKKAYQLIPSFPKELKIYPDLGHNLFFEPGAVKIVTDIVEWVKNLPRENP; this is translated from the coding sequence ATGAAGACTGTGGAAGAGTATGCGCTACTTGAAACAGGCGTAAGAGTGTTTTATCGGTGTGTAATCCCGGAGAAAGCTTTTAACACTTTGATAATAGGTTCACACGGATTGGGGGCGCACAGTGGAATCTACATTAGTGTTGCTGAAGAATTTGCTAGGCACGGATTTGGATTCTGCATGCACGATCAAAGGGGACATGGGAGAACGGCAAGCGATAGAGAAAGAGGGTATGTGGAGGGCTTTCACAACTTCATAGAGGATATGAAGGCCTTCTCCGATTATGCCAAGTGGCGCGTGGGAGGTGACGAAATAATATTGCTAGGACACAGTATGGGCGGGCTGATAGCGCTCTTAACAGTTGCAACTTATAAAGAAATCGCCAAGGGAGTTATCGCGCTAGCCCCGGCCCTCCAAATCCCCTTAACCCCGGCTAGAAGACTTGTTCTAAGCCTCGCGTCAAGGCTTGCCCCGCATTCTAAGATCACCTTACAAAGGAGATTGCCGCAGAAACCAGAGGGTTTTCAAAGAGCAAAAGATATAGAATACAGTCTGAGTGAAATATCAGTCAAGCTCGTGGACGAAATGATTAAAGCATCATCTATGTTCTGGACCATAGCAGGGGAAATTAATACTCCCGTCCTGCTTATTCATGGGGAAAAAGACAATGTCATACCTCCGGAGGCGAGCAAAAAAGCCTACCAATTAATACCTTCATTCCCTAAAGAGTTGAAAATATACCCCGATCTTGGACACAACTTGTTTTTTGAACCAGGCGCGGTGAAAATCGTCACAGACATTGTAGAGTGGGTTAAGAATCTACCCAGGGAAAATCCTTAA
- a CDS encoding glutamine synthetase family protein, translating into MEQEKIKIIFPDITGVHREVEIFLHNKPESIYGLKAGVDGSSLPGYSRVENGDLILKPASGKLVDLRRYGNGLLAIGALYQFNGERHCLDTRLKAEEAQKYLSEQGLEALVGFELEFFMLEKIRHYLDSRKQLLHAQPLDNTSLTRQGVGKYFTSINSRVYEVLREITITLTQAGIVPFKIHRENGVLNQYEISFHPTSLLEACDNVILSIKTIREISRAKKLTAVFMPKPFPDDYGNGLHLHLSLWVGARNILFEDEGLSQEGRYFIGGILQHARSLVAFTNPSLNSYKRLSPGFEAPVHIAWGYGNRTTMVRVPRNGDSIEIRNPDASMNPYLGISAIVLAGLDGLRKKIDPGDGVELNLHEKQLPVNIETLPLSLKEALEELLSDHEYLKPVFTRSFIEKYVELKMREVVAERSIPSVLEYQLLEHIS; encoded by the coding sequence ATGGAGCAAGAAAAGATCAAGATAATATTCCCCGATATAACGGGAGTACATAGAGAGGTTGAAATATTTCTCCACAATAAACCTGAAAGTATTTACGGACTCAAGGCAGGTGTTGACGGATCCAGCCTCCCCGGCTATTCAAGGGTTGAAAACGGGGACTTGATTCTCAAGCCAGCATCAGGGAAACTAGTTGATTTAAGAAGGTATGGTAACGGGTTACTGGCCATCGGCGCACTCTACCAATTCAATGGCGAGAGGCACTGTCTAGATACACGGCTTAAGGCTGAGGAAGCCCAGAAATACCTGTCTGAGCAAGGATTAGAAGCGCTTGTAGGGTTTGAACTAGAGTTCTTCATGCTTGAGAAAATAAGACACTACCTCGACTCAAGGAAACAGTTATTGCACGCTCAACCTTTGGACAATACGAGTTTAACGAGGCAAGGAGTCGGAAAGTATTTTACCTCGATCAACTCCAGGGTGTATGAAGTTCTTAGAGAGATTACTATCACACTCACGCAGGCAGGTATAGTTCCGTTTAAAATCCACAGAGAAAACGGGGTTTTAAACCAATATGAAATCTCATTCCATCCGACTTCTCTTCTAGAGGCGTGCGATAACGTGATCTTATCTATAAAGACGATTCGCGAGATCTCGAGGGCGAAGAAATTAACTGCGGTATTTATGCCGAAGCCGTTTCCCGATGACTACGGAAACGGTCTGCACCTTCACTTGAGCTTGTGGGTAGGTGCTCGAAATATTTTATTCGAAGATGAAGGCCTGTCTCAGGAGGGGAGATATTTCATAGGGGGAATACTGCAGCATGCTAGAAGCCTAGTAGCCTTTACAAATCCATCGTTAAACAGCTATAAGAGACTGTCCCCAGGCTTCGAGGCGCCAGTTCACATAGCTTGGGGTTATGGAAACCGAACTACTATGGTGCGTGTACCGAGGAATGGTGATAGCATTGAGATCCGTAATCCTGATGCTTCAATGAACCCTTATCTCGGAATATCCGCTATTGTCCTAGCTGGATTGGATGGGCTGAGAAAGAAAATAGACCCTGGAGACGGGGTTGAGTTGAATCTGCACGAGAAGCAATTACCTGTAAATATTGAAACACTACCATTGTCGCTGAAGGAAGCTCTGGAAGAATTATTATCTGATCACGAGTATTTGAAACCAGTGTTCACTAGGTCATTTATAGAAAAGTATGTGGAGTTAAAGATGCGTGAAGTGGTCGCTGAGAGAAGCATTCCCAGCGTTCTCGAATACCAGCTTCTCGAACACATTTCTTAA
- a CDS encoding Lrp/AsnC family transcriptional regulator: MITDELDKRILEFLREDSRVSLKVIAENTGKPVSTIHERIKKLVKNGILRKFTVLIDYGKMGYGIKVLILINVDGKHIIDVENYVSQHPNVQAVYDITGEFDVAVLAAFKSMSELDKFVKWLLQNPFIRQTRTSIVFRVVKETIHLPLTD; the protein is encoded by the coding sequence ATGATCACAGATGAGTTAGATAAAAGAATATTAGAGTTTTTACGAGAGGATTCAAGAGTAAGCTTAAAAGTAATAGCTGAAAATACTGGGAAGCCTGTATCCACTATTCATGAACGAATAAAGAAGCTGGTCAAGAATGGGATTCTAAGGAAATTCACTGTTCTGATAGATTACGGGAAAATGGGTTATGGGATAAAGGTTTTAATACTGATCAACGTGGACGGAAAACACATAATCGATGTTGAAAACTATGTTTCACAACATCCTAATGTTCAAGCGGTGTACGATATTACAGGAGAATTTGATGTAGCAGTCTTAGCCGCTTTTAAATCAATGAGCGAGCTAGACAAGTTTGTGAAGTGGCTTTTGCAAAACCCGTTCATCAGGCAAACCAGGACCAGTATTGTTTTCAGAGTTGTTAAGGAAACGATTCACCTACCTTTAACCGATTAA
- a CDS encoding NAD-dependent epimerase/dehydratase family protein, whose translation MSKLLTNVVESKNLEIYGDGLQTRDFIHVEDVAKVMEEITLRDILESTTYNVGTGIGTRIIGLASLVKEIVKRPVNIIYETYRAGEIKHSVADVSGLRERIEFNPIRLKEGIRKLYQTILENKFKL comes from the coding sequence ATATCAAAACTCCTCACTAATGTTGTCGAAAGCAAAAACCTCGAAATCTATGGCGATGGCTTGCAGACAAGGGATTTCATTCATGTGGAAGACGTTGCAAAAGTCATGGAGGAAATTACATTACGAGACATTTTAGAGAGTACTACATATAATGTAGGGACAGGCATCGGGACGAGAATAATAGGCCTCGCTAGCTTAGTCAAGGAAATTGTTAAGCGTCCTGTGAACATTATTTATGAAACATACAGAGCAGGCGAGATTAAACACAGCGTGGCGGATGTTTCAGGGCTTAGAGAACGGATAGAGTTTAACCCAATTCGTTTAAAGGAAGGGATTAGGAAGCTTTACCAAACAATTTTGGAGAACAAGTTTAAGTTGTGA
- a CDS encoding S1C family serine protease, which produces MDLKALSSEISKIVEQVKSSVVTVSTLVEHPLSIFGYEPVKGFGSGFVVSKGYVVTNAHVIKGASKVTVSFVDGYASRAGIVATDPTRDLALLETEEYGSPMKLGDSSKLKVGEIVLAVGSPLGLFQHTVTMGVVSATGRTIVGENMVLEDLIQTDAAINPGNSGGPLINLEGEAVGVTTAIIPFAQGIGFAIPINTVKRFLGMIEKYGKPLRAWIGVYVAPLNPTIASVYNIPVKQGLLVVKSIPGTPAYRRGIREGDVILQANHIPVTKTSDLKEIIEDSVEKGFVNLLIQRGFNTYSLDVEIIIQPLD; this is translated from the coding sequence ATGGACTTGAAGGCTTTGAGTTCTGAAATATCTAAAATAGTGGAGCAGGTTAAATCCTCGGTTGTAACAGTCTCAACTCTCGTGGAACATCCCCTGAGCATTTTCGGGTATGAACCTGTTAAAGGCTTTGGCTCAGGATTCGTGGTCTCGAAAGGCTATGTTGTAACCAATGCTCACGTAATCAAGGGTGCATCTAAGGTTACTGTGAGCTTTGTAGATGGATATGCTAGCAGAGCGGGGATAGTGGCAACCGACCCTACCAGGGATTTAGCCCTTCTCGAAACAGAAGAATATGGTTCTCCTATGAAACTGGGCGATTCCAGCAAGCTCAAGGTTGGCGAAATAGTGTTAGCAGTTGGGTCACCATTAGGGTTGTTTCAACACACTGTTACAATGGGTGTTGTAAGCGCTACAGGAAGAACCATTGTGGGGGAAAACATGGTTTTAGAGGATTTAATACAAACAGATGCAGCCATAAACCCTGGCAACAGCGGAGGCCCCTTAATAAATCTTGAAGGTGAAGCCGTTGGCGTAACAACGGCCATAATACCATTCGCTCAAGGCATAGGTTTCGCCATACCTATAAACACCGTGAAGAGATTCCTCGGGATGATTGAAAAATATGGAAAACCGTTAAGAGCTTGGATAGGGGTCTACGTGGCCCCTCTAAACCCCACGATAGCATCCGTTTACAACATTCCTGTCAAGCAGGGGCTCCTAGTAGTTAAAAGCATACCAGGCACACCGGCTTATAGGAGAGGGATCAGGGAGGGCGACGTGATACTTCAAGCAAACCACATCCCAGTCACAAAGACCAGTGATTTGAAGGAAATAATTGAAGACAGTGTTGAAAAAGGCTTTGTAAATCTTTTGATTCAACGAGGTTTCAACACGTATTCTCTTGATGTAGAAATAATTATCCAACCTTTAGACTAG
- a CDS encoding dicarboxylate/amino acid:cation symporter — translation MSNEVVFQIKLGKRPILLLIAAIVGLIVGVIVGEPVKNIAILGEIYIALLKFIVGPLVFLSIAWAVMSMGDLVKLGKIFMGFLPYWVFMGLASVGTAFAIGSMLKPGAGVQLPGGQQVTPVSLTFADYLRNIIPSNFVEMFLNLKMLQIIFTAILVGIAVGLIGRSTPPVKDFLSKLFESLLAVVYKLLDFILWYGPIGVFALMANVAAVVGVIAVGAFAKLVLAFYLSGLIMLFIVQPLIMVLVARLNPLKFWKKYFPAMITAFSTASSNATLPVTINTAIEAGVSKEVATVILPVAATINMQGACATITLFTLFAFQALGIPLGFGEVLTLVVLGFLGATAAAGVPGGAAIVAVATAAALGIPVEAAGWMVGVHPAVDPFETMLNVIGDPLGATIVSKYVTKDFDEEKWKK, via the coding sequence ATGAGTAATGAAGTAGTATTCCAGATAAAACTGGGTAAAAGACCAATACTGCTGCTAATAGCTGCAATTGTAGGTTTAATCGTGGGAGTAATTGTTGGAGAGCCTGTTAAGAACATAGCAATACTGGGAGAAATTTACATTGCCTTGCTAAAATTCATTGTAGGCCCCTTAGTATTCCTTAGCATTGCATGGGCTGTTATGAGCATGGGAGACCTAGTTAAACTAGGTAAAATATTCATGGGGTTCCTACCATACTGGGTCTTCATGGGATTAGCTTCAGTCGGCACAGCGTTCGCCATAGGCTCTATGTTGAAACCAGGTGCGGGGGTTCAACTACCCGGAGGACAGCAAGTTACACCTGTATCACTCACATTCGCAGACTATCTGAGAAACATTATTCCATCCAACTTCGTAGAAATGTTTCTAAATCTTAAAATGCTACAGATAATATTCACAGCCATACTTGTAGGCATAGCGGTTGGATTGATTGGAAGATCTACGCCCCCAGTCAAAGACTTCTTGTCAAAATTGTTCGAGTCACTGCTAGCGGTAGTTTATAAACTATTAGACTTCATTCTGTGGTATGGACCGATAGGTGTCTTCGCATTAATGGCTAATGTGGCCGCTGTAGTAGGTGTTATCGCTGTGGGGGCGTTCGCCAAACTCGTATTAGCCTTCTACTTAAGTGGATTAATTATGCTCTTCATAGTTCAACCTTTAATAATGGTGCTTGTTGCTAGGCTAAACCCGCTTAAGTTCTGGAAGAAATACTTCCCTGCCATGATAACCGCATTCTCCACGGCAAGCAGTAATGCAACGCTCCCTGTAACGATAAACACGGCCATAGAAGCAGGAGTTTCAAAAGAAGTAGCCACGGTAATATTGCCTGTCGCCGCGACAATTAACATGCAAGGTGCTTGCGCAACTATAACACTCTTCACGCTATTCGCTTTCCAAGCCTTGGGAATACCGTTAGGGTTTGGAGAAGTATTAACCCTGGTCGTCTTAGGTTTCCTCGGGGCAACAGCCGCTGCCGGAGTCCCCGGTGGAGCAGCTATTGTAGCAGTAGCCACAGCTGCAGCGCTTGGCATACCTGTTGAAGCCGCTGGCTGGATGGTTGGCGTCCACCCTGCCGTAGACCCGTTTGAAACAATGTTAAATGTGATAGGAGACCCGTTAGGCGCCACAATAGTTTCAAAGTATGTAACAAAAGACTTTGACGAGGAGAAATGGAAAAAATAG
- a CDS encoding ferritin-like domain-containing protein, with protein MRYLKNVNLAGLFKAMSFKEKEYSEKLLSTVEKFKHPVLAAVFSAVGLDSLKHSRLYESLARLAESESPFLSESEFREIEKSIEEHIKVEAEMVRLTKELLDKASDPRMKLILEAIYKDELIHHQLLVSIKDKLAKKEAFTEETMWDAVWKESPWHGTPGG; from the coding sequence GTGAGATATTTGAAGAATGTTAATCTAGCCGGATTATTTAAAGCCATGAGCTTCAAGGAGAAGGAATATTCAGAAAAACTACTGTCCACGGTTGAAAAATTCAAGCACCCAGTACTCGCAGCCGTCTTCTCTGCAGTTGGATTGGATTCTTTAAAACATTCTAGACTTTACGAATCATTGGCAAGACTGGCGGAGTCCGAGTCGCCATTTCTTAGCGAGTCAGAGTTTCGCGAGATTGAGAAATCTATTGAGGAGCATATAAAAGTTGAAGCCGAAATGGTGCGTTTAACCAAGGAATTGTTGGATAAGGCAAGTGATCCAAGAATGAAACTCATTCTCGAAGCTATATACAAGGATGAATTAATACACCATCAATTACTAGTTTCTATCAAAGATAAGCTGGCGAAAAAGGAAGCTTTCACAGAGGAAACAATGTGGGATGCTGTTTGGAAGGAAAGTCCATGGCATGGAACACCTGGTGGATGA
- a CDS encoding class II aldolase/adducin family protein codes for MLEDLKRKIVEVMRYLDDKGLNHGRSGNISVKIGTDRLLITPSGVVKSEMTPEDILLVSLDGEVLEGFRNPSVEMPMHLAIYREYPYIGAIIHAHALYTSVLAVAREPLPPVIEETVLYTGGEVRVADYAPFGSKELAENVVKALKDRSAAILANHGVVACGRNLEEAVEVLTVVERTAQVYILARILGKWTSIPEESISFYQTLFQKRVGIKK; via the coding sequence TTGCTGGAGGATTTGAAAAGGAAGATTGTTGAAGTAATGAGATATTTGGATGACAAAGGCCTCAACCATGGAAGATCTGGAAATATCAGTGTCAAAATAGGAACGGATCGACTACTCATAACCCCTAGCGGAGTTGTTAAATCCGAAATGACTCCCGAGGATATTCTGCTAGTTTCACTGGATGGAGAGGTTTTAGAAGGCTTTCGCAACCCCTCTGTGGAAATGCCAATGCATCTCGCAATATATCGTGAGTATCCCTATATAGGGGCTATAATCCATGCTCACGCACTGTATACGAGTGTGCTGGCCGTAGCAAGAGAGCCGTTGCCCCCTGTTATCGAGGAAACAGTCTTGTACACGGGCGGAGAAGTCCGGGTCGCTGATTACGCTCCATTTGGAAGCAAGGAGCTTGCTGAAAACGTGGTGAAAGCGTTGAAAGACAGGAGCGCCGCTATACTCGCTAATCACGGAGTAGTAGCGTGTGGGAGAAACCTGGAAGAGGCTGTTGAAGTATTGACGGTAGTGGAGAGAACTGCCCAAGTCTACATTCTCGCCAGGATTCTCGGAAAATGGACAAGCATCCCTGAGGAATCAATAAGTTTCTACCAAACATTGTTTCAAAAACGAGTAGGCATTAAAAAATAA